In one Umezawaea sp. Da 62-37 genomic region, the following are encoded:
- a CDS encoding cytochrome P450 — MIQDVCGSRVDPSELRSPAFGLDPHPVYARLRRTDPVHWNPLVRAWFVTRHADVVELLGEPWLTSRDSAAVVAAADPAVRAEVASVERFFGRWPVFTDPPRHGELRSLLRPAFARSVVEESAGRVAGHAVRAVTALVGASTPLDVVRDLAEPYALAVTADFLGFAPTDLEALRGWSTGLMAYLHTSPVDLALLLATARTIDGFTAHVRDEVLPAGRGPVAAALRRARADGDITDTTAAALMAQLLTGGVAPVATTIAAAVVQLRSGVDRGGSSTEDVVAEALRRSTPFHHAPRTVARDTTWRGHRFQAGQRVALVLASANRDPAVHTDPDSFVAGRGTGHVAFGRGAHHCLGAHLARRSVEALLRAVDAHAPGLRVDAGGVRMSPAAGATVFDRVPVERVR, encoded by the coding sequence GTGATCCAGGACGTGTGCGGGTCGCGCGTCGACCCGTCGGAGTTGCGCTCGCCCGCGTTCGGGCTCGACCCGCACCCCGTGTACGCCCGCCTGCGCCGGACCGACCCGGTGCACTGGAACCCGCTGGTGCGCGCGTGGTTCGTGACCCGGCACGCCGACGTGGTGGAACTGCTCGGCGAACCGTGGCTCACCTCGCGCGACAGCGCCGCGGTCGTCGCGGCGGCGGACCCGGCCGTGCGCGCGGAGGTCGCCTCGGTCGAGCGGTTCTTCGGCCGGTGGCCCGTGTTCACCGACCCGCCGCGGCACGGTGAGCTGCGATCGCTGCTGCGCCCGGCCTTCGCCCGGTCCGTCGTCGAGGAGTCCGCGGGGCGCGTCGCCGGGCACGCGGTCCGCGCCGTCACGGCGCTGGTCGGGGCGTCGACCCCGCTCGACGTCGTGCGCGACCTGGCCGAGCCCTACGCGCTGGCGGTCACCGCGGACTTCCTCGGCTTCGCCCCGACCGACCTGGAGGCGCTGCGCGGCTGGTCGACGGGGCTCATGGCCTACCTGCACACCTCGCCGGTCGACCTGGCGCTGCTGCTGGCGACGGCGCGGACCATCGACGGGTTCACCGCCCACGTGCGCGACGAGGTCCTGCCGGCAGGGCGGGGTCCGGTGGCCGCCGCGCTGCGCCGGGCGCGGGCGGATGGCGACATCACCGACACCACCGCGGCGGCGCTCATGGCGCAGCTGCTCACCGGCGGGGTGGCGCCGGTCGCGACCACGATCGCGGCGGCGGTCGTGCAGCTGCGGTCCGGCGTCGACCGGGGAGGATCGTCCACCGAGGACGTCGTCGCCGAGGCGCTGCGGCGGAGCACGCCGTTCCACCACGCGCCGCGCACGGTCGCCCGCGACACGACGTGGCGCGGGCACCGGTTCCAGGCGGGCCAACGGGTCGCGCTCGTCCTGGCGTCGGCCAACCGCGACCCCGCCGTGCACACCGACCCGGACTCCTTCGTCGCGGGCCGGGGCACGGGCCACGTGGCCTTCGGCAGGGGAGCGCACCACTGCCTCGGCGCCCACCTCGCCCGGCGGTCCGTCGAGGCGCTGCTGCGCGCGGTGGACGCGCACGCGCCGGGACTGCGGGTCGACGCGGGCGGCGTGCGCATGTCGCCCGCGGCCGGGGCCACCGTGTTCGACCGCGTTCCCGTCGAGCGCGTCCGATGA
- a CDS encoding B12-binding domain-containing radical SAM protein, protein MSRSLRCLLIEVTAMPGVGYSPILGYLQAAAQTSPEVARRYRFDKRVVYQDVDLASRIPALLDDVGTPDVVALAVYFWNRSISLAIAAEAKRRWPRCLVVLGGNEVSHQTGALLRDDPAGAAVDVLVHGEGEETFRAVLEAVAGLRPNEGVPGISYREAGEIRTTAPAQRIADLATIPSPLLSGVYPDAVIADSKVIILETNRGCPFSCAFCYWGGATKSKVRTFPLDRVKREITHIVTHARSHATLFLADANFGMLPRDVEIARWLVDELDRHDKQLFLFTNWAKNTDARVLEIARILYSRRLIAAVTLSAQSFSTEVLRIANRRNIKPAYYRRLQEQFREMGVPTYTELIWGLPGESREEFLDGVHTVIDSGGFPVVYPLLLLNNTEYTTTTFRAEHEVRTRALPYQFTHREMLAEFVVGHTRMTPEDWAAGMDFRLSLALFHACLLRPLLWYLEDRCGVRVVDACALLVDHLRDGCADPVVRALAANHHDCWQDPAVFDRELVDAHLPADAIPEHPHYQAILRHLAVSGGTGAFVTAAAGHLRAVLPAVAALPSDEFGQVVAFQRAVAEAFARCVTGEVGTVDVGVPPWLTTLLAAKGQLAADQSGASRVRWDLSGFAGVPVDSFLLAVYHGSVHLPMALRGQVAAAERMTS, encoded by the coding sequence ATGAGCCGGTCGCTGCGCTGCCTGCTGATCGAGGTCACCGCGATGCCGGGGGTCGGCTACAGCCCGATCCTCGGTTACCTCCAGGCCGCCGCGCAGACCTCGCCCGAGGTGGCCCGCCGGTACCGGTTCGACAAGCGCGTCGTGTACCAGGACGTCGACCTGGCGAGCCGGATCCCGGCGCTGCTCGACGATGTCGGAACGCCGGACGTGGTCGCGCTGGCGGTGTACTTCTGGAACCGCTCGATCAGCCTGGCCATCGCCGCCGAGGCCAAGCGGCGCTGGCCGCGGTGCCTGGTCGTCCTGGGCGGCAACGAGGTCAGCCACCAGACCGGGGCGCTGCTGCGCGACGACCCGGCGGGCGCGGCCGTGGACGTGCTGGTGCACGGCGAGGGCGAGGAGACGTTCCGGGCCGTGCTGGAGGCCGTGGCCGGACTGCGCCCGAACGAGGGCGTCCCCGGCATCAGCTACCGCGAGGCGGGGGAGATCCGCACCACCGCGCCCGCGCAGCGGATCGCCGACCTGGCCACGATCCCGTCGCCGCTGCTGAGCGGCGTCTACCCCGACGCGGTGATCGCGGACTCGAAGGTGATCATCCTGGAGACCAACCGGGGCTGCCCGTTCTCCTGCGCCTTCTGCTACTGGGGCGGGGCCACCAAGTCGAAGGTGCGGACGTTCCCGCTGGACCGGGTGAAGCGGGAGATCACGCACATCGTGACCCACGCCCGGTCGCACGCGACGCTGTTCCTGGCCGACGCCAACTTCGGGATGCTGCCCAGGGACGTGGAGATCGCCCGCTGGCTCGTGGACGAGCTGGACCGCCACGACAAGCAGCTGTTCCTGTTCACCAACTGGGCGAAGAACACCGACGCGCGGGTGCTGGAGATCGCGCGGATCCTCTACTCGCGGCGGCTGATCGCCGCGGTGACCCTGTCCGCGCAGTCGTTCTCGACCGAGGTGCTGCGGATCGCCAACCGGCGCAACATCAAACCCGCGTACTACCGGCGGTTGCAGGAGCAGTTCCGCGAGATGGGCGTGCCCACCTACACGGAGCTGATCTGGGGGTTGCCGGGGGAGTCGCGGGAGGAGTTCCTCGACGGCGTGCACACGGTCATCGACAGCGGGGGCTTCCCGGTGGTGTACCCGTTGCTGCTGCTGAACAACACCGAGTACACGACCACGACGTTCCGCGCCGAGCACGAGGTGCGCACCCGCGCGCTGCCCTACCAGTTCACCCACCGGGAGATGCTGGCCGAGTTCGTCGTGGGGCACACGCGGATGACGCCGGAGGACTGGGCCGCGGGCATGGACTTCCGGCTGTCGCTGGCGCTGTTCCACGCCTGCCTGCTGCGGCCGCTGCTGTGGTACCTGGAGGACCGCTGCGGCGTCCGGGTCGTCGACGCCTGCGCGCTGCTGGTCGACCACCTCCGCGACGGGTGCGCGGACCCGGTCGTGCGGGCGCTCGCCGCGAACCACCACGACTGCTGGCAGGACCCGGCGGTGTTCGACCGGGAACTCGTCGACGCGCACCTGCCCGCCGACGCCATCCCGGAACACCCGCACTACCAGGCGATCCTGCGCCACCTCGCGGTCTCCGGCGGGACGGGCGCGTTCGTCACGGCCGCCGCCGGGCACCTGCGTGCCGTGCTCCCCGCCGTCGCCGCGCTGCCGTCCGACGAGTTCGGTCAGGTCGTCGCGTTCCAGCGGGCGGTGGCCGAGGCGTTCGCCCGGTGCGTGACGGGCGAGGTCGGCACGGTGGACGTCGGGGTCCCGCCGTGGCTCACGACGTTGCTGGCCGCCAAGGGGCAGCTCGCGGCCGACCAGTCCGGCGCGTCGCGGGTGCGCTGGGACCTGTCGGGCTTCGCGGGCGTGCCGGTGGACTCGTTCCTGCTCGCCGTCTACCACGGCAGCGTGCACCTGCCGATGGCCCTGCGCGGCCAGGTCGCCGCCGCCGAGCGGATGACGTCGTGA
- a CDS encoding glutamate--tRNA ligase, giving the protein MTAAPDPADVRVRFAPNGEIPFAAFFTRTVLYSWLFARRYGGAFVLRFDDTDLDRIQPGALESYVDGMRWLGLDWDEGPDVGGDFGPYRQSERRDLHHAAIDRLLDEGRAYHCYCDRDRLAAVAESARRPGATHLPYDGRCRDLDPAQRRAAVASGVRPAVRLRTPDDGTVVSHDLLRGPVSVSAAGVNDFVLCRPDGWPTYHLTVVVDDAAMRISHVIRGVEGLSNMAPQALVHDALGLPRPHYLHFPLVRTPMFEIGDCFLPRGHGLYLDELRASGYLPGAVLNYYATLGFGYPDDRELLSRNGMVDLFDHRRISRKEFVTQSLDKLRWVNRKHVGAYAPRPEVVEACVEALTARGLPDARDLAERGVDVVRGRSATAVEAADLLLAAHNGPDTPVTATIPPDALRGLADAVHEGQSLTVGIRALAEAHRVAYGDAVRDVVGLIAGPGHPLAPDDLVRVIGPAEAARRIAAGAPR; this is encoded by the coding sequence GTGACCGCCGCACCGGATCCCGCCGACGTCCGGGTGCGGTTCGCCCCCAACGGCGAGATCCCGTTCGCGGCGTTCTTCACCAGGACCGTGCTGTACAGCTGGCTGTTCGCCCGCCGCTACGGCGGCGCGTTCGTGCTGCGCTTCGACGACACCGACCTGGACCGGATCCAGCCGGGCGCGCTGGAGTCCTACGTGGACGGGATGCGGTGGCTGGGGCTCGACTGGGACGAGGGTCCGGACGTCGGCGGGGACTTCGGCCCCTACCGGCAGTCCGAACGCCGCGACCTCCACCACGCGGCGATCGACCGCCTGCTCGACGAAGGGCGCGCCTACCACTGCTACTGCGACCGCGACCGGCTCGCCGCCGTCGCCGAGTCGGCCAGGCGGCCGGGGGCGACCCACCTGCCCTACGACGGCCGCTGCCGCGACCTGGACCCCGCGCAGCGCCGGGCCGCGGTGGCGAGCGGTGTGCGTCCCGCGGTGCGGCTGCGGACCCCGGACGACGGGACGGTCGTGTCGCACGACCTGCTGCGCGGCCCGGTCTCCGTGTCGGCCGCCGGTGTCAACGACTTCGTCCTGTGCAGGCCGGACGGCTGGCCCACCTACCACCTGACCGTCGTGGTCGACGACGCCGCGATGCGGATCAGCCACGTCATCCGCGGCGTGGAGGGGCTGTCGAACATGGCCCCGCAGGCGCTGGTGCACGACGCCCTCGGCCTGCCCCGCCCGCACTACCTGCACTTCCCGCTCGTGCGCACGCCGATGTTCGAGATCGGCGACTGCTTCCTGCCGCGCGGGCACGGCCTCTACCTGGACGAGCTGCGCGCGTCGGGCTACCTGCCGGGAGCGGTGCTCAACTACTACGCCACCCTCGGGTTCGGCTACCCGGACGACCGGGAACTGCTGTCCCGCAACGGGATGGTCGACCTCTTCGACCACCGGCGGATCAGCCGCAAGGAGTTCGTGACGCAGTCGCTCGACAAGCTGCGCTGGGTGAACCGCAAGCACGTGGGCGCCTACGCCCCGCGCCCGGAGGTCGTCGAGGCCTGCGTCGAGGCGTTGACGGCTCGCGGGCTGCCGGACGCGCGGGACCTCGCCGAACGGGGTGTCGACGTGGTCCGCGGCCGGTCCGCGACCGCCGTCGAGGCCGCGGACCTGCTGCTGGCCGCGCACAACGGCCCGGACACCCCGGTGACCGCGACCATCCCGCCCGACGCGTTGCGCGGGCTGGCCGACGCCGTCCACGAAGGACAATCGCTCACCGTCGGGATCCGGGCGCTCGCCGAAGCGCACCGCGTCGCCTACGGGGACGCCGTCCGCGACGTCGTCGGCCTCATCGCCGGTCCCGGCCACCCGCTCGCGCCCGACGACCTCGTGCGCGTGATCGGCCCCGCGGAGGCGGCCCGCCGCATCGCTGCCGGAGCGCCCCGGTGA
- a CDS encoding class I SAM-dependent methyltransferase, protein MSALDRALAGLTATSAAGLGFSRLVALVNEPNMPSGGGATVRRVLQLAPVRGDLPLIEVGSNTGYTTIEMASWVTAPVIGVDVDPVSCAFATAKAARHGIGNARFVVGDGLALPVADASCQLVFCSNVTSFMRDHDRASREYYRVLAPRGVLAAVPIHYHREPPSALRARVEEAIRAPLPVTSRDYWVDVFAHPRSTLIAEETYEYERRSDDDVEAYVKGVMAQPHLDAVAPSVRSALAERLTHFYRLFDENLSYARYSILLFRADHPNPEPVLHTSHRVAT, encoded by the coding sequence GTGAGCGCGCTGGACCGGGCGCTGGCCGGACTCACCGCGACGTCCGCCGCCGGACTGGGCTTCTCCCGACTGGTGGCGCTGGTGAACGAGCCCAACATGCCCTCGGGCGGCGGCGCCACCGTGCGCCGCGTGCTCCAGCTGGCCCCGGTGCGCGGCGACCTGCCGCTGATCGAGGTCGGCAGCAACACCGGGTACACGACGATCGAGATGGCCAGCTGGGTGACCGCGCCCGTCATCGGCGTCGACGTCGACCCGGTGTCCTGCGCGTTCGCCACCGCCAAGGCCGCCCGGCACGGCATCGGCAACGCGCGGTTCGTGGTGGGGGACGGGCTCGCGCTCCCGGTGGCCGACGCGTCGTGCCAGCTCGTGTTCTGCAGCAACGTCACGTCGTTCATGCGCGACCACGACCGCGCGAGCCGGGAGTACTACCGCGTGCTCGCCCCGCGGGGAGTGCTGGCGGCGGTGCCGATCCACTACCACCGGGAACCGCCGTCGGCGTTGCGCGCGCGGGTGGAGGAGGCGATCCGCGCCCCGCTGCCGGTGACCTCGCGCGACTACTGGGTCGACGTGTTCGCGCACCCGCGGTCGACGTTGATCGCGGAGGAGACCTACGAGTACGAGCGCCGGTCCGACGACGACGTCGAGGCCTACGTGAAGGGCGTGATGGCGCAGCCGCACCTGGACGCGGTGGCGCCGTCGGTGCGGTCGGCGCTGGCCGAGCGACTCACCCACTTCTACCGGCTTTTCGACGAGAACCTGTCCTACGCCCGGTACAGCATCCTGCTGTTCCGGGCCGACCACCCGAACCCCGAACCGGTGCTGCACACCTCGCACCGGGTGGCGACGTGA
- a CDS encoding pyridoxal phosphate-dependent aminotransferase — MTSARLLDDLLTDSVAPNRLRDVGWLREYLAAGSPAGDPIVLSLGEPWGGVPDGLLAALRDVPGHAHGYQMSMYGLPRLRRSLRDYVARTQGLPSDGRWELAVGWTGTRSAMCDFARHLAGAGHRPGGTVLVLGPSWDYAGVFAPYGYRVEHLDCLGADGFAVDEAAIRAWRPADGGDVAVVVVNAQHNPSGHDLAPGVCRALLELALDASAAILVDDAYFGVSDASPPTSASALLHELLGEADPPAPWLAVRSLGKQFHCNGWALGAVLAEPAFLDEFVNVTRTHHTYNHGVLLQWAMADWLADTGGVEAFLRAEREACRAKREYVVGRLRAAGVPDRRIVTGPAAPYLSFPVPEGDHGHARRCVLEAGVVLSEMWPLARVAERDDSGYLRLFLGPERAVLAEALDRLDGAGLTTSG; from the coding sequence GTGACCTCGGCACGGCTGCTGGACGACCTGCTGACCGACTCCGTCGCCCCCAACCGGCTCCGGGACGTCGGCTGGCTGCGGGAGTACCTCGCGGCCGGGTCGCCCGCGGGCGACCCCATCGTGCTCAGCCTCGGCGAGCCGTGGGGCGGGGTGCCGGACGGGCTGCTGGCGGCGCTGCGGGACGTGCCGGGGCACGCGCACGGCTACCAGATGTCGATGTACGGCCTGCCGAGGCTGCGCCGCTCGCTGCGGGACTACGTCGCGCGGACCCAGGGCCTGCCCTCCGATGGGCGGTGGGAGTTGGCGGTGGGGTGGACGGGCACGCGCAGCGCCATGTGCGACTTCGCCCGCCACCTCGCGGGCGCCGGGCACCGTCCGGGCGGGACGGTGCTGGTGCTGGGGCCGAGTTGGGACTACGCCGGGGTCTTCGCGCCGTACGGCTACCGCGTCGAGCACCTGGACTGCCTGGGGGCCGACGGGTTCGCCGTGGACGAGGCCGCCATCCGCGCCTGGCGGCCCGCCGACGGCGGTGACGTCGCGGTCGTCGTGGTGAACGCCCAGCACAACCCGTCGGGGCACGACCTGGCGCCGGGGGTGTGCCGGGCGCTGCTGGAACTGGCGCTGGACGCCTCCGCCGCGATCCTCGTGGACGACGCCTACTTCGGCGTGTCCGACGCCTCGCCGCCCACGTCGGCGTCGGCGCTGCTGCACGAACTGCTCGGCGAGGCCGACCCGCCCGCGCCGTGGCTGGCCGTGCGCTCGCTGGGCAAGCAGTTCCACTGCAACGGGTGGGCGCTCGGCGCGGTGCTGGCCGAGCCCGCGTTCCTCGACGAGTTCGTCAACGTCACCCGGACCCACCACACCTACAACCACGGCGTGCTGCTCCAGTGGGCGATGGCCGACTGGCTCGCCGACACCGGGGGCGTCGAGGCGTTCCTGAGGGCCGAGCGCGAGGCGTGCCGGGCCAAGCGGGAGTACGTCGTGGGCAGGCTGCGCGCCGCCGGGGTGCCCGACCGGCGGATCGTGACCGGACCCGCCGCGCCGTACCTGTCGTTCCCCGTCCCGGAGGGCGACCACGGCCACGCGCGGCGGTGCGTGCTGGAGGCCGGTGTCGTGCTGTCGGAGATGTGGCCGCTGGCGCGGGTCGCCGAGCGGGACGACTCCGGCTACCTGCGCCTGTTCCTCGGGCCGGAGCGGGCCGTGCTCGCGGAAGCCCTCGACCGGCTGGACGGCGCGGGCCTGACCACCTCGGGCTGA
- a CDS encoding YqcI/YcgG family protein, with product MKTSSQVRALGHPTGRPEGNLLVSPATTPPGSWPVLAAQLFNERMLDSTNLFPCVFGVDAVRKETLRYAFIPNGSQRVPVLAEALRQFTDIAESLGRRTSLVCFFEFDPRLDSMEKHREHFWSLLRDVSATDMATWPEDISQDFDDPTWEYSYNSTPMFVVANTPYHVDRRSRYFEYFAITFQPRFVFDDLKGGTATGDNARKVIRDRLAKYDTAERTPLLGSFGEAGNKEWEQYFLSDDNEPNPPGARCPIAHAKISEPTS from the coding sequence ATGAAGACGTCGTCCCAAGTGCGCGCGCTCGGCCACCCGACCGGCCGCCCGGAAGGGAACCTGCTGGTCTCCCCGGCCACCACGCCCCCCGGCTCGTGGCCGGTGCTGGCGGCGCAGCTGTTCAACGAGCGGATGCTCGACAGCACCAACCTGTTCCCGTGCGTGTTCGGGGTGGACGCCGTGCGCAAGGAGACACTGCGCTACGCGTTCATACCCAACGGCAGCCAGCGCGTACCCGTTCTCGCGGAGGCGTTGCGCCAGTTCACGGACATCGCGGAGAGCCTCGGCCGCCGCACGTCGCTGGTCTGCTTCTTCGAGTTCGACCCGCGGCTGGACTCGATGGAGAAGCACCGCGAGCACTTCTGGTCGCTGCTGCGCGACGTGAGCGCGACGGACATGGCGACGTGGCCGGAGGACATCTCGCAGGACTTCGACGACCCCACGTGGGAGTACTCCTACAACTCGACGCCCATGTTCGTGGTGGCGAACACGCCCTACCACGTCGACCGGCGCAGCAGGTACTTCGAATACTTCGCGATCACCTTCCAGCCGCGGTTCGTCTTCGACGACCTCAAGGGCGGCACGGCGACCGGTGACAACGCGCGCAAGGTGATCCGCGATCGCCTGGCGAAATACGACACGGCGGAGCGGACGCCGCTGCTGGGCAGTTTCGGCGAGGCGGGGAACAAGGAGTGGGAGCAGTACTTCCTCTCCGACGACAACGAGCCGAACCCGCCCGGAGCCAGGTGCCCGATCGCCCACGCGAAGATTTCCGAGCCAACCTCATAA
- a CDS encoding ATP-grasp domain-containing protein — translation MTNKRLVLIGSGGAAFREYALRAISRKADIVLVSDAPPRWETAYLADSLLVDLSDHEAVLAAVRDVTADGLLTYDERYVELTARLTAELGFRGPGVDAVRAVKDKSAFRALQQESGLAPIRFGVAETPEQAREVLRSVGLPAVFKPRALGGSAGVAMVTTDDEVDAAFEVATSARVGIVKSRYDGVLIEEYVDGPEISVDSVTFGGVTTPLVVAEKQTGLAPYFEEIGHVVPAPDALAPPEVYDLVRKAHALAGLDDVVTHTEVRLGPDGPRIIELNARLGGDLIPYLGLLAHGVDLASAAADIALGDAPAIDRRDLGSAAVRFLYPATDIRLNGIALPDALAERPELDSFAVLGSVGAELLLPPRGYMSRLAVVVVTGASREAALDAALEISTGVEVDADELAVAGTAR, via the coding sequence GTGACGAACAAGCGCTTGGTCCTGATCGGAAGCGGGGGAGCCGCGTTCCGCGAGTACGCGCTGCGCGCCATCTCCCGCAAGGCCGACATCGTCCTGGTGTCGGACGCCCCGCCGCGCTGGGAGACCGCCTACCTCGCGGACTCGCTGCTGGTCGACCTCTCCGACCACGAGGCCGTGCTGGCGGCGGTCCGCGACGTCACCGCGGACGGGCTGCTCACCTACGACGAGCGGTACGTGGAGCTGACGGCCCGGCTGACTGCGGAACTCGGCTTCCGCGGCCCCGGTGTCGACGCCGTGCGCGCGGTCAAGGACAAGAGCGCTTTCCGCGCCCTGCAACAGGAGTCGGGCCTCGCGCCCATCCGCTTCGGGGTCGCGGAGACGCCCGAGCAGGCGCGCGAGGTGCTCAGGTCCGTCGGACTGCCCGCCGTGTTCAAGCCGAGGGCGCTCGGCGGCAGCGCGGGCGTCGCCATGGTGACGACCGACGACGAGGTCGACGCGGCGTTCGAGGTCGCGACCTCGGCCAGGGTCGGGATCGTCAAGTCCCGCTACGACGGGGTGCTGATCGAGGAGTACGTCGACGGCCCGGAGATCAGCGTCGACTCGGTGACGTTCGGCGGCGTGACCACCCCGCTGGTGGTGGCCGAGAAGCAGACGGGCCTGGCCCCGTACTTCGAGGAGATCGGCCACGTGGTGCCCGCGCCCGACGCGCTGGCCCCGCCGGAGGTGTACGACCTGGTCCGGAAGGCGCACGCGCTGGCGGGCCTGGACGACGTCGTCACGCACACCGAGGTCCGCCTCGGTCCGGACGGGCCGAGGATCATCGAACTGAACGCCCGGCTCGGCGGCGACCTCATCCCCTACCTCGGCCTGCTCGCCCACGGCGTGGACCTGGCGTCCGCCGCGGCCGACATCGCGCTGGGCGACGCACCCGCGATCGACCGCCGGGATCTCGGGTCGGCCGCGGTGCGGTTCCTCTACCCGGCCACCGACATCCGGCTCAACGGCATCGCGCTGCCCGACGCGCTCGCGGAACGTCCGGAACTGGACTCCTTCGCGGTGCTGGGCTCGGTGGGCGCCGAACTGCTGCTCCCGCCGCGCGGGTACATGTCCCGGCTCGCCGTCGTGGTCGTGACCGGTGCGAGCCGGGAGGCCGCGCTCGACGCCGCGCTGGAGATCTCCACGGGTGTCGAGGTCGACGCCGACGAACTGGCCGTGGCCGGGACCGCCCGGTGA
- a CDS encoding MFS transporter, whose protein sequence is MTAPSTKPRSVLAVVMGAPAQVWILIVGVFVNRVGSFFSTFATLFLVDRGFTAAELPLVLVAIGAAGMAGSLGGGWLADRVGHRGSLVASMTGSAASLALLAVAPDTALVVVGVCLVGFFGQSYVPAASALLVRNSDPVDRVPIFAFFRLALNVGAALGPLIAGLVATRSYTALFLIDAATCALCGLVILIGLRGRGTAAEPVAAEPEPGDPAVPVRGHRGVVLLCLLLFVVASIYAQHMSTMPLQLSEAGSPASFYGLLLALNGFLVIIGELPISSVTRKLPWRVPVVAGVALMSAGLVVAGLGKVAILVVPAFIVFTIGEMVFAPVANAAVAELSPPGATGRYQGMLATCQSLGFTLGPALGTAVYALSPSGLWWGIAVVTVVVCAGILMIWKVWK, encoded by the coding sequence GTGACCGCTCCGTCCACCAAGCCGCGGTCCGTGCTCGCGGTGGTCATGGGGGCGCCCGCCCAGGTGTGGATCCTGATCGTCGGGGTCTTCGTCAACCGGGTCGGCTCGTTCTTCTCCACGTTCGCGACGCTGTTCCTCGTCGACCGCGGGTTCACCGCGGCCGAACTGCCGCTCGTGCTGGTCGCCATCGGCGCGGCAGGCATGGCGGGCTCGCTCGGCGGCGGGTGGCTGGCCGACCGGGTGGGCCACCGCGGGTCGCTGGTCGCCTCGATGACCGGCTCCGCGGCGTCCCTCGCGCTGCTCGCGGTGGCCCCGGACACGGCGCTCGTCGTCGTGGGGGTGTGCCTGGTCGGGTTCTTCGGCCAGTCCTACGTGCCCGCCGCGTCCGCGCTGCTGGTGCGCAACAGCGACCCGGTCGACCGGGTGCCGATCTTCGCGTTCTTCCGGCTGGCGCTCAACGTCGGCGCCGCGCTCGGGCCGTTGATCGCCGGTCTCGTCGCCACCCGCTCCTACACCGCGCTGTTCCTGATCGACGCCGCCACCTGCGCGCTGTGCGGGCTGGTCATCCTGATCGGGCTGCGCGGGCGGGGCACGGCCGCGGAACCCGTCGCGGCGGAACCGGAGCCCGGCGATCCCGCCGTCCCGGTCCGCGGCCACCGCGGCGTGGTGCTGCTGTGCCTGCTGCTGTTCGTGGTCGCGTCCATCTACGCCCAGCACATGTCGACCATGCCGCTCCAGCTGTCGGAGGCGGGCAGCCCGGCCAGCTTCTACGGCCTCCTGCTGGCGCTCAACGGCTTCCTGGTGATCATCGGCGAGCTGCCGATCAGCTCCGTCACGCGCAAGCTGCCGTGGCGGGTGCCGGTGGTCGCCGGTGTCGCGCTGATGTCGGCGGGCCTGGTGGTCGCGGGGCTCGGCAAGGTCGCGATCCTGGTGGTGCCCGCGTTCATCGTCTTCACGATCGGGGAGATGGTGTTCGCGCCGGTGGCCAACGCCGCCGTGGCCGAGCTCTCGCCGCCGGGGGCCACCGGGCGCTACCAGGGCATGCTCGCCACCTGCCAGAGCCTCGGCTTCACCCTCGGGCCCGCGCTCGGCACGGCCGTCTACGCGTTGAGCCCGTCCGGGCTGTGGTGGGGCATCGCCGTCGTCACCGTCGTCGTGTGCGCGGGCATCCTCATGATCTGGAAGGTTTGGAAATGA